A genomic segment from Gracilimonas sediminicola encodes:
- a CDS encoding RidA family protein: MRTNISSGAEWEDKVGYSRAVKTGNQIFVSGTTGIDENGDVVGKDDIYLQTKQCILNIERALKKAGASLEDVVRTRTFITDIDQWEEFGRAHQEFFGEVKPAATLVEVSRLIHPDLMVEIEVDAVV, from the coding sequence ATGCGAACGAATATATCCTCCGGGGCGGAGTGGGAAGATAAAGTAGGATACAGTAGAGCGGTGAAGACCGGGAATCAGATTTTTGTATCGGGCACAACAGGCATTGATGAAAACGGGGACGTTGTGGGAAAAGATGACATTTATCTCCAGACCAAACAATGTATCCTGAATATTGAGAGGGCACTGAAAAAAGCTGGCGCTTCACTGGAGGATGTAGTTCGGACGAGGACTTTTATTACGGATATAGACCAATGGGAGGAATTCGGGAGAGCCCATCAGGAGTTTTTCGGGGAAGTCAAACCTGCAGCTACACTGGTAGAGGTTTCCCGGCTTATCCATCCGGACTTGATGGTGGAAATTGAGGTGGATGCGGTTGTTTAG
- a CDS encoding FecR family protein codes for MADNQNISPDDQDLQLARIIGEALPDLAVLENTSNPLLSQLLAYKSSASQPAEPISSEAVWDSIQSEINESSGSARILHFSPTIRRYAVAAAVVMVALVGSFFYQQLTAPALVGESFATAETLTLPDGSAVTLRPYSALFAVDVSDESAEYKLTGEAYFEVSHDPSRTFSVRTDQSEVRVLGTRFILSDWGSTSTVYLQEGRIQYTALNSRQSVQLEPGQSSSISETTTTPQVTTTEETPFTDWLNNELVFQNKPVQSVFNELEQHFNITIQAQPAILQENLSGSIPLDELDSVLGDLELVLGGAFSETGQNSYVFKPNS; via the coding sequence ATGGCAGACAATCAAAATATATCACCCGATGATCAGGACCTTCAACTGGCTCGAATTATTGGAGAGGCATTGCCTGATTTAGCGGTTTTGGAGAATACTTCAAACCCTTTGCTTTCCCAGTTGTTAGCCTACAAAAGTTCGGCGAGCCAACCGGCTGAACCGATAAGCTCTGAAGCCGTTTGGGATTCAATTCAATCCGAGATAAATGAATCCTCGGGTTCCGCCCGCATTTTACATTTCTCCCCGACAATCCGGAGATATGCTGTCGCAGCAGCTGTGGTGATGGTTGCCTTAGTAGGAAGCTTCTTCTATCAACAACTTACGGCACCAGCCCTGGTTGGGGAAAGTTTTGCTACAGCAGAAACCTTGACCTTACCGGATGGTTCTGCCGTCACCCTTCGCCCCTACTCTGCCTTATTCGCCGTTGATGTTTCTGATGAGTCAGCCGAATACAAACTGACGGGAGAAGCGTATTTTGAGGTATCCCACGATCCTTCCCGAACATTTTCGGTTCGTACCGACCAGTCTGAAGTGCGTGTATTGGGAACCCGGTTTATTCTTAGTGACTGGGGTAGCACTTCTACGGTATACCTGCAGGAAGGCCGAATTCAATACACAGCACTCAACAGCCGACAATCGGTACAACTGGAACCGGGACAATCTTCTTCCATCAGTGAAACCACGACCACTCCGCAAGTAACCACTACAGAAGAAACCCCCTTTACTGACTGGCTGAATAATGAACTCGTATTTCAAAACAAACCGGTTCAATCAGTATTTAATGAGCTAGAACAGCATTTCAATATCACCATTCAGGCGCAACCTGCCATTCTTCAGGAAAATCTGAGTGGCTCTATTCCTCTCGATGAACTTGATTCCGTACTCGGTGATCTTGAGCTGGTTCTGGGAGGCGCATTCTCAGAAACCGGGCAAAATTCATACGTTTTCAAACCTAATTCCTAA
- a CDS encoding M23 family metallopeptidase: protein MKSFWVILFLIAGLLSQDKGSVEVFRIEKEEHIELHARNTNLYPVTIELDADIDKLEPQKKLSLVDFLPANSNRLLVRFTYKDLKEGWNLNTRYRYYMGNIFARHNDSFAYRLPFPIGESYKVDQGFGGTFSHYGDSRHALDFNMPTGTEIYAARSGKVVMMEEKNNRGGGSEDMMPFANFITILHDDGTFADYSHLRHQGVEVRLGQEVRTGQLIGYSGATGYATGPHLHFTVKKAKRGGGFISIPVKFTTKDGIIELKEGQSYIGY, encoded by the coding sequence ATGAAGTCATTTTGGGTAATATTGTTTCTGATTGCCGGATTGTTATCTCAGGACAAGGGATCGGTTGAGGTTTTTCGTATTGAGAAGGAAGAGCACATTGAGCTTCACGCCAGAAATACGAATTTATATCCCGTAACTATAGAGCTTGATGCGGACATCGACAAACTGGAACCCCAAAAAAAGCTTTCGCTCGTTGACTTTCTCCCCGCAAACAGTAACCGGCTTTTGGTAAGATTTACTTATAAGGATTTAAAAGAGGGCTGGAATTTAAATACAAGGTACCGGTATTACATGGGGAATATATTTGCCCGCCATAACGATTCATTTGCCTATCGATTACCTTTCCCAATCGGAGAATCCTACAAAGTGGATCAGGGATTTGGTGGAACCTTTTCTCATTACGGAGATTCCCGGCATGCCCTCGATTTTAACATGCCAACCGGAACGGAAATCTATGCCGCACGAAGCGGGAAAGTGGTGATGATGGAGGAAAAGAATAACCGCGGTGGGGGCTCGGAAGATATGATGCCGTTCGCCAATTTTATTACCATTTTGCATGATGACGGAACCTTTGCCGATTACTCACACCTGAGGCACCAAGGCGTGGAAGTGCGATTAGGGCAGGAGGTTCGAACCGGTCAGCTAATCGGGTATTCCGGTGCTACCGGATATGCAACCGGGCCGCATCTGCATTTTACAGTCAAGAAAGCCAAAAGAGGAGGAGGATTTATTTCCATACCGGTAAAATTCACCACCAAAGATGGCATCATCGAGCTGAAAGAAGGACAGAGTTATATTGGGTATTGA
- a CDS encoding TonB-dependent receptor, with amino-acid sequence MGKQWLVLLFGMIVCLGLTRQAYAQYDFDQASVLEIIQEIEDNEAYRFLYRESQLTGISLSFSATSATIIDSLRTHLYDVNIAIEADTSRKQIILYQQTTSSSQKLSVTGQVVDARTGERLPYATIFYEINGRKQGVAANASGVFNIKDAYSGRSVTLHCSFLGYENGRVKLSMDEQTAFRDLTFRLQPVALQSNDIIVTGFTYPAGSDSIYRNFVNAGVLNPLGENNTTKALQALPAVTNGTALNNGINVRGSSADATHILLDGITIYNQSHLFGLLDSFNPNALQTSGFFYDVTPAQFQSSPGGTINMLTKTGSLNDFSASVGLSNTAFNATLQGPFSSGKSSWLLSGRTSYMNSLNWFRNDNLIAYGLNIDRPNNLSGDDVTDIDSRLVFPGSYDASFFDLHGKMYVEFENGSRLIAGAYYGADDVSQDAERLVRRFNPNTPSQRFSLEEVQTLNKWGNFSSSLAYKSPVSERIYSSSLAAVSIYNSEFSKDDFVYNRIQENGANIQVFTYPLQNQSVFNEIKLDQTFDLVLPNTQWTVGASYQHFMGEYFEESFDRPGFLTTFEAGLADLYAQLDFTSLDVIDVHFGSRLHYYNNGNYLYYSPRIKFKFLNERAISLGLGYSRNYQFTHRLSFYNISSPDVWIISTKEQPPTTSDYFTAGMYFRFLDNTLFQMEGYHKSLVNARLFDINAQTLTNSFNAPPWFYGNDGTAKGLEFLLKNRFQKLTLTHSYALSESTFRNPDIFDGEEFYTEWDRTHSFHSAVEYRIIPNLKTFLSLTLASGTPNRLHFLQIEEQERLGNYRRVDAGFEYKAELEGVVMEIGASVFNLFDHQNAWYRELDLVIDTSVPPSQRRLSSQAVNVYDLGIQPSFNLMVRF; translated from the coding sequence ATGGGAAAGCAATGGCTTGTTTTATTATTTGGCATGATCGTTTGTCTCGGCTTAACCCGGCAGGCATACGCTCAGTACGACTTTGATCAAGCGTCGGTTCTCGAAATCATTCAGGAAATTGAAGACAACGAAGCATACCGGTTTCTATACCGGGAATCGCAACTCACCGGCATCAGCTTAAGCTTTTCGGCTACCTCAGCCACTATTATTGATTCACTGCGAACCCATTTATATGACGTTAATATTGCCATAGAAGCTGACACTTCCAGAAAGCAGATTATTCTCTACCAGCAGACCACATCTTCTTCCCAAAAGTTATCCGTTACAGGTCAGGTTGTGGATGCCAGAACCGGCGAACGACTTCCCTATGCTACTATATTCTATGAAATAAACGGGCGAAAGCAAGGAGTGGCAGCCAATGCATCCGGGGTTTTCAACATTAAAGATGCCTACTCAGGAAGATCGGTTACTTTACACTGCTCCTTCCTTGGTTATGAAAACGGTCGCGTAAAGCTTAGCATGGATGAGCAAACTGCTTTCAGGGATCTCACCTTTCGCCTGCAACCGGTTGCTCTGCAATCAAATGATATCATCGTAACCGGATTTACCTATCCGGCCGGTTCCGACAGCATCTATCGTAATTTTGTAAATGCCGGGGTACTCAATCCTTTAGGTGAAAACAATACCACTAAAGCCCTACAGGCACTGCCGGCCGTAACCAATGGAACAGCTTTGAATAACGGAATTAACGTGCGGGGCAGCTCCGCCGATGCCACTCATATTCTGCTGGATGGTATTACCATTTATAATCAAAGTCACCTGTTTGGGCTTTTGGACAGCTTCAATCCCAATGCCTTGCAAACCTCTGGTTTTTTCTATGATGTGACCCCGGCCCAGTTTCAATCCTCTCCCGGCGGAACTATTAATATGCTTACAAAGACAGGCTCATTGAATGACTTTAGTGCTTCTGTCGGACTTAGTAACACGGCCTTCAATGCAACACTGCAGGGACCTTTTTCTTCAGGTAAAAGTAGCTGGCTGCTTTCCGGTCGTACTTCCTATATGAATTCCCTGAACTGGTTCCGCAATGATAACCTGATTGCCTACGGGCTAAATATCGATCGCCCCAACAACCTTTCCGGCGATGATGTAACCGACATTGACTCGCGACTGGTTTTTCCGGGCAGTTATGATGCTTCGTTCTTCGACTTGCATGGCAAGATGTATGTTGAATTCGAAAACGGGAGCCGGCTAATTGCCGGAGCCTATTATGGTGCCGATGATGTCTCTCAGGATGCAGAGCGGCTGGTGAGAAGGTTCAACCCAAATACTCCATCCCAGCGCTTTAGTTTGGAAGAAGTACAGACGCTAAATAAATGGGGTAATTTCAGTTCCAGCTTAGCCTATAAATCCCCGGTCTCTGAACGGATCTACAGCAGCTCTTTAGCGGCGGTTAGCATTTATAATTCTGAGTTCAGTAAAGATGATTTTGTATATAATCGGATTCAGGAAAACGGTGCCAACATACAGGTTTTCACTTATCCGCTTCAAAACCAAAGCGTGTTCAACGAGATAAAGCTGGATCAAACATTTGATTTGGTACTGCCAAATACTCAATGGACCGTAGGGGCTTCCTACCAGCATTTCATGGGGGAATATTTCGAAGAATCATTCGACCGGCCGGGATTTCTCACCACCTTTGAAGCGGGCTTAGCCGACCTTTACGCCCAGCTTGATTTTACCTCACTGGATGTAATAGATGTTCATTTCGGATCTCGACTGCACTACTATAACAATGGAAATTATCTTTACTACTCGCCCCGGATAAAGTTCAAGTTCTTAAATGAACGAGCCATATCCCTTGGTCTTGGATACAGCCGAAATTACCAGTTTACCCATCGGCTCTCGTTCTATAATATCAGCAGTCCCGATGTATGGATTATCAGTACGAAGGAACAGCCACCCACTACTTCCGATTATTTCACAGCCGGTATGTATTTCCGGTTTCTTGATAACACCCTTTTCCAGATGGAGGGATATCATAAGTCTCTGGTAAACGCTCGGCTATTTGACATTAATGCCCAAACCCTTACCAATAGTTTTAATGCGCCTCCCTGGTTTTACGGGAATGATGGAACTGCAAAAGGGTTAGAGTTTTTACTTAAAAACCGATTTCAGAAGCTAACGCTTACTCATTCATATGCTCTTTCTGAATCCACCTTCCGGAATCCGGATATATTTGATGGAGAGGAGTTTTATACCGAATGGGACCGCACACACAGCTTCCATTCTGCCGTTGAGTACAGGATTATCCCAAACTTAAAGACGTTCCTGAGCCTCACTCTTGCTTCCGGAACCCCAAATCGCCTTCACTTTCTGCAGATTGAAGAACAGGAGCGACTGGGAAATTATCGAAGAGTGGATGCAGGATTTGAGTATAAAGCAGAATTAGAGGGAGTGGTGATGGAAATCGGGGCGTCTGTATTTAACTTGTTTGATCATCAAAATGCCTGGTATCGAGAATTGGATCTGGTAATTGACACCTCCGTACCTCCTTCTCAACGCCGCCTCAGCTCTCAGGCCGTTAATGTGTATGATTTAGGAATTCAGCCCTCTTTTAATCTGATGGTTAGGTTTTAA
- a CDS encoding RNA polymerase sigma factor, translating into MDLSVIHLLLILSASLDGESNESRIYLKIKNGDQQAFRKFFDAHHDELYRYLTSKGVAKEATEDLIQKAFVYIWENRASIEEHKSLRAYLFRIAYTRMLNLFRDNEKFDQNKEIRELDYPDSSSQPDQDIHQRELNKTIEEAISAMPEKRQNVFRLCFMQEFTYKEAAEFLDVSVKTVENHMGLALKDLRSSLSKAAEDYL; encoded by the coding sequence ATGGATCTTTCTGTCATTCACTTACTGCTCATTTTAAGTGCTTCACTCGATGGGGAGTCTAACGAAAGCCGTATTTATTTAAAAATAAAAAACGGCGATCAACAAGCATTCCGAAAGTTTTTTGATGCCCATCACGATGAATTATACAGATATTTAACCTCCAAAGGCGTAGCAAAAGAAGCGACCGAAGACCTGATCCAGAAAGCCTTTGTTTATATTTGGGAAAACCGGGCTTCCATCGAAGAGCATAAGTCGCTCCGGGCCTATCTTTTCCGGATTGCCTACACGCGGATGCTCAACCTTTTTCGGGATAATGAAAAATTCGATCAGAACAAGGAAATCCGGGAGTTGGATTACCCTGATTCCAGCTCTCAACCCGATCAGGATATTCATCAAAGAGAATTAAACAAAACCATCGAAGAGGCAATATCAGCAATGCCTGAAAAGCGACAAAACGTTTTCCGGCTCTGTTTCATGCAGGAATTCACCTATAAAGAAGCCGCTGAGTTCCTGGATGTATCGGTCAAAACCGTGGAAAATCATATGGGACTTGCCCTGAAAGATCTCCGTTCATCCCTGTCAAAAGCAGCCGAAGATTACTTGTAA